Proteins from one Kazachstania africana CBS 2517 chromosome 1, complete genome genomic window:
- the KAFR0A04340 gene encoding uncharacterized protein (similar to Saccharomyces cerevisiae YOR296W; ancestral locus Anc_8.765): MHRYNSSTPPVRPPPCGDPLSMPNESKTAISVEEIYSYILKIIIFEYINEPRFHRTQYPERRIVSNTIPINDFKSQYNNSNKNINRNKRLSWLPSTTAELDVTRFEEHSINALKDSLERYLNGVAIQKKNVRTEEYRRSLLKLYNDYFLNPTMKRTLELTSKPEDLIVYFSKVANNNLSKLNVENLQNELHGEISLFIDLLITLVPSDAPGSITEKLRQYKVNINPTRRPLTSRKLPQNKINQALDEPSGRSAGGPSIKNTSPTFRFQEVSHASYVAALFGIDPIKMEQDIIRLSKDVTKSALCEEFRQIRNNLNADKGRLRIEDFDDELEYRKWKTYEVNEISKLVEKFQELRERRLPDQNVSTAIIPKSAHNSFIIFMSMILKKECQNSMSSLNLSQDAMFLMTKVSKYWRLDYPTTLATLLYTAANMAILNDEELNLPLTVNLFSMLRIKFLKSDDIIDFSNWNTLDRKLWISNLNFTSNQCFSSIDNLLSGLYASVQPKFSPILSFYYTNIQSDLAIYNPKTLSKENFRSIMAKLRKTIFRASEQHYISLIKSLPQSDQLEFHHIYDLTESVKETIKTIQKRYTKPLLDEINIAFLCADTLISAFTTDVTQLLALAERNCNSTSKKIAPVDALELYANLRELRDIFIQVQNKRTFPINLENRFKKYLTEFTQNVRNQIITSIRTIIKNEKWEHVNTGTPYSSSVIDIFKMIHEYIQTVENFNWGNPYQFAVSITHILKAFSDGVSLYSLETLHLIERDLRLQKSPIQLQEPSNSSFASEEKRKSRFSFHEMKSALKSNEMIVPAPYQYTVRTCVLLNNLEAMLSKVEELEDQVQPERLSIIIKNFENENKSKASFSDNYEAMKHLYTIRVIEANDIRGYGSDGFSNAAVSLRSSKWQREIGATKTIPRNNNPIWDEEFEVELAHNETCSIMFNIWHHHLRRFKSLNSDDLCGRTTITLAPQNFPSDGLPIEKTLKLDTQGELVIQVSLETEKVDPMFAVGRICRSLSRARDKAIESLVNKFSSFVNFAFSRETLKSVHHNTGSKKVSQHEIYEAIVPLFDYLNSNLNILASELTQDLLFMVMLRAWSLILSTADNLLLPPLSIAKNKLALAKRTIWNVGNSSTIPGYGRPLSQTEVDIIFSWLNALCIDFFHNNGEGPPLENLKNKLYQNLLLIPNLYDKSSLELKKDIQRLTPTYESYVRHLNEKDNSKVVVSRKLTRIVRRRTIMSAGSKKLSIDSGRPIDSSDIEQLEREVETMNVILRMLMAKGELDYVYRQLHERKLKRKEIIKTYVAKRVSKGQKIAYKS, translated from the coding sequence ATGCACCGATATAACTCGTCAACACCACCTGTGCGACCTCCGCCATGTGGGGACCCATTATCCATGCCAAATGAAAGTAAAACAGCTATTTcagttgaagaaatctATTCATATATTCTAAAGATCATAATCTTCGAATATATTAACGAACCACGTTTTCATAGAACACAATATCCTGAACGTAGAATAGTGTCTAATACGATTCCCataaatgattttaaatcacaatataataatagcaacaaaaatatcaatcgaaataaaagattatcATGGTTGCCAAGCACAACTGCAGAACTCGATGTAACAAGATTTGAAGAGCATAGTATAAACGCATTAAAAGATAGCTTAGAACGTTACCTCAATGGAGTTGCAattcagaagaaaaatgtcAGAACAGAGGAATATAGACGGTCCTTACTAAAATTATACAATGACTATTTCCTCAATCCTACAATGAAAAGGACTTTAGAATTGACTAGCAAACCAGAGGACTTAATAGTGTACTTCTCAAAGGTTGCTAATAACAATCTGAGCAAACTTAATGTCGAGAATCTACAGAACGAACTTCATGGGGAGATTTCCCtatttattgatttattgataacACTCGTTCCATCTGACGCACCTGGCTCTAtaactgaaaaattgagaCAGTACAAGGTTAATATAAATCCTACAAGAAGGCCGTTAACTAGCCGCAAATTACCCCAAAACAAGATTAATCAAGCTCTAGATGAGCCTTCAGGTAGGAGCGCTGGTGGCCCATCCATTAAAAATACTTCTCCTACTTTTAGATTTCAAGAAGTGAGTCATGCCTCCTATGTTGCTGCTCTATTTGGTATTGACCCCATTAAAATGGAGCAAGATATAATAAGGTTATCGAAAGATGTCACAAAAAGTGCTTTATGCGAAGAGTTTCGTCAAATTCGAAATAACCTCAATGCTGATAAAGGAAGACTTCgaattgaagattttgacgatgaattagaatatagAAAGTGGAAAACCTATGAAGTCAACGAAATCTCTAAGCTGGTCGAAAAATTCCAAGAGTTGAGAGAAAGAAGGCTACCAGATCAAAATGTGAGTACTGCAATTATTCCAAAAAGTGCGCataattcttttattatcttcatgtctatgattttgaaaaaagaatgtCAGAATAGTATGTCTTCTCTGAATCTTTCTCAGGATGCAATGTTTTTGATGACAAAAGTTTCGAAGTACTGGAGACTTGACTATCCAACAACCTTGGCCACATTATTATACACAGCTGCAAATATGgcaattttgaatgatgaagagTTAAATTTACCATTAACTGTCAATCTTTTCAGTATGCtaagaataaaatttctaaaatcagatgatatcattgatttcaGCAATTGGAATACATTAGACCGAAAGCTTtggatttcaaatttgaacttTACATCGAATCAATGTTTTTCATCCATTGACAATCTTTTATCTGGGTTATATGCTTCCGTACAGCCAAAGTTCTCTCCCATCCTATCGTTTTACTACACTAATATCCAATCAGATCTGGCTATCTATAATCCCAAAACATTGAGCAAGGAGAATTTCCGTTCTATTATGGCTAAATTGCGAAAGACAATTTTTAGAGCATCAGAACAGCATtatatttcattgattAAATCATTACCGCAAAGTGATCAACTAGaatttcatcatatttACGATTTAACTGAATCAGTCAAAGAAACTATTAAAACTATACAAAAAAGATACACCAAACCTCTCTTAGACGAAATAAATATTGCATTTTTATGCGCCGACACTTTGATCTCTGCATTTACTACCGACGTTACACAATTACTAGCACTTGcagaaagaaattgtaaTAGCACCAGCAAAAAAATAGCTCCTGTCGATGCACTTGAACTTTATGCAAACCTGCGAGAGTTGCgagatatttttattcagGTTCAAAATAAGAGAACGTTCCCTATCAATCTTGAGAATcgtttcaagaaatatttgacaGAGTTCACACAAAATGTCCGTAATCAGATCATCACTTCCATACGaacaataataaagaatgaaaaatgggAACATGTCAATACGGGTACGCCTTACAGTAGCTCAGTAAtcgatattttcaaaatgataCATGAATACATACAAAcagttgaaaatttcaattggGGTAATCCTTATCAGTTTGCCGTCTCAATTACACATATTCTTAAGGCATTTTCTGATGGCGTTTCACTTTATTCATTAGAAACATTACatttaattgaaagagACTTAAGATTACAAAAATCACCTATTCAATTACAAGAACCATCAAACTCATCATTTGCCTCAGAAGAGAAGAGGAAAAGTAGATTCTCCTTTCATGAAATGAAAAGTGCCCTTAAATCAAACGAGATGATCGTTCCTGCGCCTTACCAATATACAGTGAGGACATGTGTGCTTCTGAATAATTTGGAGGCTATGCTTTCAaaagttgaagaattagagGATCAAGTACAGCCAGAACGTCTTTCTATcataattaaaaattttgaaaatgagaaTAAATCAAAAGCATCTTTCTCGGACAATTACGAAGCAATGAAACACTTGTATACCATTCGTGTTATTGAAGCAAATGATATTAGAGGATATGGAAGTGATGGATTTTCAAACGCCGCTGTATCTTTGAGAAGCAGTAAATGGCAGCGAGAAATCGGTGCAACTAAAACGATACCCAGAAATAACAACCCTATATGggatgaagaatttgaagtaGAATTGGCACACAATGAAACATGTTCGATTATGTTCAACATTTGGCACCATCACTTAAGAAGATTTAAGTCATTGAATTCTGATGACTTATGTGGTAGAACTACCATTACATTAGCACCGCAGAATTTTCCAAGTGATGGGCTTCCTATTGAGAAGACGTTAAAATTAGATACTCAAGGTGAATTAGTTATACAGGTTTCTCTGGAGACAGAAAAAGTAGATCCGATGTTTGCTGTTGGAAGGATTTGTAGAAGTTTGTCAAGAGCTCGAGACAAGGCTATAGAATCACTAGTAAATAAGTTCTCCAGCTTTGTCAATTTTGCATTTTCTAGAGAGACTCTGAAGAGTGTTCATCATAACACTGGAAGTAAAAAGGTTTCCCAACATGAAATTTACGAGGCAATTGTACCACTATTTGATTATTTAAACTCCAATCTAAATATTTTAGCATCGGAACTAACACAGGACCTACTTTTTATGGTAATGCTCAGAGCATGGTCCCTTATCCTGAGCACAGCTGATAACCTACTTCTACCGCCACTATCTATCGCAAAGAACAAGCTGGCCTTAGCAAAAAGGACCATCTGGAATGTAGGCAATTCTTCAACTATCCCTGGTTACGGTCGCCCTTTGAGTCAAACAGAGGtagatattattttctcGTGGTTGAATGCATTATGTATAGACTTCTTCCACAATAACGGAGAAGGTCCTCCACTggagaatttgaagaataaaCTTTATCAGAATCTTTTGTTAATACCAAACCTTTACGACAAAAGCTCattagaattgaagaaagatataCAAAGATTAACCCCAACCTACGAATCATATGTAAGACATCTAAATGAGAAGGATAACTCAAAAGTTGTTGTTAGCAGGAAGCTTACAAGAATCGTTAGAAGAAGGACAATAATGTCTGCAGGGTCTAAGAAACTAAGCATTGACTCAGGAAGGCCGATAGATAGTAGTGATATAGAACAATTGGAGAGGGAAGTTGAGACGATGAATGTGATTCTTAGGATGTTAATGGCAAAAGGAGAACTAGACTATGTCTATAGACAATTGCACGAAAGAAAACtcaagagaaaagaaattattaaaaCCTACGTGGCGAAAAGAGTAAGTAAAGGCCAAAAAATAGCATATAAGTCATAG
- the PAN2 gene encoding poly(A)-specific ribonuclease (similar to Saccharomyces cerevisiae PAN2 (YGL094C); ancestral locus Anc_6.176), with product MNNWHHQFNNTADLTTHLQKSYFRYDNKEKGITRLSFDDRANLLWVGDTYGCVSSYSTGFRLYTRYKGHIGGTNVADVLTLRDGILSLSDDSLHLASRRGVTMLNLTSMDVASFGGLQSMCTKTPDNQTQIYCGGSNLGTGLTCIDLQKGQVSGVIDYKSKVHFLQSSNKLITIGKQSGGVDLLDPNSNLVIESFSAHSETVSSMDVRDYTLVTCGTSRRFNSSFADPFITVYDLRTMTQLPPISFSKGTTMGAGGADFVKLHPVLPTVMIAASKNGPFDFIDLSNPILRTQYVHPGQEIKDLIISPNGDNITVLEIDNTVSTWSRSQNVGQFTNTPGILEYPDFVDDGAHLKLTDVDDKEFPLSSVGLPYYNEKLLSAWPYTVFGSEGTVPRPIDAHLSISSTQNAKASKNGILNRNLLTKEFPFYLYDKTRFGGRNVVQQYVSLRDQRKKITSTNKENIFTYKISDDCAIPPAYRQLPFTYGRYGSEQFDFDAFNKTPYPGLSADVDNVYTNAVLQLYRFVPEIFNFVVGCLKDENFGKANLLSELGYLYDMMDRSKERVCRSSNFQTSLNLSPEADELGLLDQSTHNVELMQKATLSSEKLQKSIAQKFNEFILRKLLKEEFESTGHHITLEQCFGFELVSEMRFKCKHHKTQRDIVPSLAILLPARNGIKHPNKKQNCQTILPYIESSMKRLKYFDNICNVCHKEGVTEYERTISNLPPLLSLELLLSDSEWKDAKPFKNWLSKEFYATIYNNKAVLRNNPNEIKTDSQIFKYELNGYVARITDVDGKSRLVTFVRIYDEVADRFKWYMFNDYLVVEVDEEEALNVSYWWKKPEIVIYCDAEELRKPFFSVDTYSINYNILYRDHFSNGIRARRASEFKLLTLEEAPTPGSLVAIDAEFVLLNDELNEIDCQGIKTIVRSKKTALARLSMVRGSDGDSFGIPFVDDYIVNTTAIENYLTKYSGILPGDLDPERSTKPLVTRDVAYRKVWLLMQLKCVFVGHGLKNDFRNINICVPKEQVRDTAIYFLQGKRFLSLRYLAFVLLGQSIQEDNHDSIEDAYTALVLYKKYLDLKEGGNLQQVIDSLYEEGRALNYKVPENSNTGTPQPSAME from the coding sequence ATGAATAATTGGCACCATCAATTCAATAACACTGCTGATCTAACTACTCATCTCCAAAAATCATACTTCCGCTACGATAACAAGGAAAAAGGAATAACAAGGTTGTCGTTCGACGACAGGGCTAACTTACTTTGGGTTGGGGATACATACGGTTGTGTGTCTTCATATAGTACTGGGTTTCGGCTTTATACCCGTTATAAGGGCCATATTGGAGGTACAAATGTAGCCGATGTTTTGACATTACGAGACGGTATCTTATCATTAAGTGATGACTCATTACATTTAGCCAGCAGGAGAGGTGTTACAATGCTGAATTTAACCAGCATGGATGTCGCAAGTTTTGGAGGATTGCAATCTATGTGCACTAAAACACCAGACAACCAAACCCAGATATATTGTGGCGGGTCCAATTTAGGAACTGGTTTAACATGCATAGATCTTCAGAAAGGACAAGTCTCTGGAGTTATTGATTACAAAAGTAAAGTACATTTTTTACAATCTAGCAACAAGTTAATAACAATTGGTAAGCAGTCAGGAGGAGTTGACTTACTGGATCCTAATTCCAATCTGGTGATAGAGTCATTTTCGGCTCATTCAGAGACGGTATCGTCTATGGATGTCAGAGATTATACACTAGTAACATGTGGTACGTCTCGAAGATTTAATAGCTCCTTTGCCGATCCCTTCATTACGGTTTATGATTTAAGGACGATGACACAACTGCCACCTATATCGTTCTCAAAAGGTACAACCATGGGTGCTGGTGGTGCAGACTTTGTGAAGCTCCATCCAGTACTTCCAACTGTAATGATTGCTGCGTCCAAAAATGGAccatttgatttcatcGATTTATCGAACCCTATTTTAAGAACACAATACGTCCATCCAGGacaagaaataaaagatttgataatatccCCGAATGGAGACAATATCACTGTCTTAGAAATTGACAATACTGTAAGTACTTGGAGCAGATCGCAAAACGTAGGTCAATTTACAAATACACCCGGCATTCTTGAATATCCAGATTTTGTTGATGATGGTGCTCATTTAAAATTAACCGATGTGGACGATAAAGAATTTCCGTTAAGTTCTGTGGGGTTGCCTTATTACAATGAAAAGCTCTTATCAGCGTGGCCTTACACAGTTTTTGGCAGCGAAGGAACTGTTCCAAGACCCATCGACGCACATTTATCCATATCATCCACTCAAAATGCAAAAGCGTCTAAAAATGGTATTTTAAATAGGAACTTATTAACGAAAGAGTTTCCATTTTATCTATATGATAAAACAAGATTTGGTGGTAGAAATGTTGTCCAACAATATGTTTCCTTAAGggatcaaagaaaaaagataacTTCGACGAACAAAGAGAATATATTCACTTATAAAATCAGTGACGATTGTGCAATTCCTCCCGCGTACAGACAACTGCCGTTTACATACGGTCGTTATGGGAGTGAgcaatttgattttgacGCTTTTAATAAAACACCGTATCCCGGTTTGAGTGCCGATGTGGATAATGTCTATACGAATGCTGTTCTGCAACTGTATAGATTTGTAcctgaaatatttaatttcgTTGTTGGATGtttgaaagatgaaaattttggcaaGGCAAATCTTTTGTCAGAGCTAGGATATCTTTACGACATGATGGACAGATCAAAAGAAAGGGTTTGTAGATCATCTAATTTCCAGacttcattaaatttaaGCCCGGAGGCTGACGAGCTAGGACTATTAGACCAATCTACACACAATGTTGAATTAATGCAGAAAGCAACACTTTCTTCAGAGAAATTACAGAAAAGCATAGCgcaaaaattcaatgaatttattttaagaaaactattgaaagaagaatttgaaagtaCCGGGCATCATATAACACTTGAGCAATGTTTTGGGTTTGAACTTGTTTCAGAAATGAGATTCAAGTGTAAACACCATAAAACACAGAGGGATATTGTTCCTAGCTTGGCTATCTTGCTTCCAGCGAGAAATGGGATCAAACACCCAAACAAAAAGCAAAACTGTCAGACAATATTGCCATATATTGaatcttcaatgaaaagactgaaatattttgataacATCTGTAATGTATGCCACAAGGAAGGTGTTACTGAGTACGAAAGGacgatttcaaatttaccGCCGCTACTTTCTTTGGAATTATTGTTATCGGACTCTGAGTGGAAGGATGCTAAACCTTTCAAGAACTGGTTGTCCAAGGAGTTCTATGCCACAATTTACAATAATAAAGCAGTTTTAAGAAATAATccaaatgaaataaaaacGGATAGCCAGATTTTCAAATACGAATTAAATGGATATGTTGCCCGAATTACTGATGTTGACGGGAAATCCAGGCTTGTAACCTTCGTGAGAATATATGATGAGGTTGCAGATCGCTTCAAATGGTATATGTTCAATGATTATCTGGTAGTTGaagttgatgaagaagaggctTTGAATGTTTCTTATTGGTGGAAAAAGCCAGAAATAGTAATTTATTGCGACGCTGAAGAACTACGAAAACCTTTTTTCTCTGTGGATACATATTCTATTAACTATAACATTCTTTACAGAGATCATTTCAGTAACGGTATTAGAGCAAGAAGAGCAAGTGAGTTTAAATTACTAACTTTAGAAGAGGCCCCAACTCCCGGGAGTCTAGTTGCAATTGATGCTGAATTTGTCTTATTGAATGATGAGCTCAATGAAATAGATTGTCAAGGAATAAAGACCATTGTCCGATCGAAGAAAACGGCATTAGCACGATTATCGATGGTGAGAGGCTCTGATGGGGATTCCTTTGGAATCCCCTTCGTGGATGACTACATTGTCAATACAACTGCGATCGAAAACTATTTGACAAAATACAGTGGTATCTTACCAGGTGACTTAGACCCTGAGAGAAGTACAAAACCATTAGTTACCAGAGACGTCGCATATCGTAAAGTTTGGCTATTAATGCAGCTGAAGTGTGTTTTTGTGGGGCATGGTCTGAAGAACGATTTTAGGAATATTAATATATGTGTACCAAAGGAACAAGTCAGAGATACTGCAATTTACTTTTTACAAGGTAAGAgatttctttcattgaGATATTTGGCCTTTGTGTTGCTCGGCCAAAGTATACAGGAAGATAATCATGACTCTATTGAGGATGCTTATACAGCCTTAGTTCTGTACAAGAAATACCTCGATTTAAAAGAGGGAGGAAATTTACAGCAAGTCATAGATAGCCTATATGAGGAAGGTCGCGCATTAAACTATAAAGTGCCCGAAAACTCTAATACCGGGACTCCACAACCATCGGCTATGGAGTAG
- the CBC2 gene encoding nuclear cap-binding protein subunit CBC2 (similar to Saccharomyces cerevisiae CBC2 (YPL178W); ancestral locus Anc_6.171) produces the protein MGNLEEFDELKWNHSARRLDTPSTYLLRKARRNPNGLQELRASLVSSTIYVGNLSFYTSEEQIYELFSKCGTIKRIVMGLDRFKFTPCGFCFVIYNEPKEALNAVKYLSNTKLDDKKITIDLDPGFEDGRQFGRGRSGGQVSDELKFEFDASRGGFSVPLAQRIGNRFNQEQIQFAAPNSAFNFVPPAMGGFDASGDYDQDEDNYIPQ, from the coding sequence ATGGGGAATTTAGAGGAATTTGATGAGTTGAAGTGGAACCATTCTGCAAGGAGGCTAGATACACCATCGACGTATTTATTGAGGAAAGCAAGAAGGAATCCAAATGGTCTTCAGGAATTGCGTGCATCGCTAGTCTCCTCTACAATTTATGTAGGAAATCTCTCTTTTTATACATcagaagaacaaatatatgaacttttttcaaaatgtgGTACCATAAAAAGAATAGTCATGGGCCTAGATAGATTCAAATTCACACCTTGTGGATTTTGCTTTGTCATATATAATGAACCGAAAGAAGCATTAAACGCGGTCAAATATTTGTCTAACACCAAGTTAGATGATAAAAAGATTACAATAGATCTAGATCCAGGATTTGAAGATGGTAGGCAATTCGGTAGAGGAAGAAGTGGTGGTCAAGTTAgtgatgaattgaaattcgAATTTGATGCCTCAAGGGGTGGGTTCTCTGTTCCACTAGCACAACGTATAGGTAATAGGTTTAATCAGGAGCAAATCCAATTTGCGGCCCCAAACTCTGCATTCAACTTTGTTCCACCGGCAATGGGCGGTTTTGATGCCAGTGGCGACTACGACCAAGACGAAGATAATTATATTCCCCAATAA
- the TOS8 gene encoding Tos8p (similar to Saccharomyces cerevisiae TOS8 (YGL096W) and CUP9 (YPL177C); ancestral locus Anc_6.170), protein MSFSNQQVTLPPIRTLFDAIDKDQKSVTNVASVVPTNGATLLASPVRTGSMNANGKSIVHDTNILFSPTRYNNQSLSPPVSPPNLNTYLPKYSNDYSNYYSYMRSGANDDPSIFNSQQPLTSPASSSFSVTSPASHYNSSPTSNKYPPNRNFSGTASATHFIQEPSLKGLKEYVPTSPPHSATIHNNNIHSPRSPLNNLHHHFHHQPQRFTANIINTNSFRNEDAKKFLQRRHSTSIIDSNNENTDFQRSPKANDNTNHNSILKSKKGTGKRSNLPKETVQILNNWLVNHLGNPYPTAIEKNELLKQTGLTKIQLSNWFINVRRRKVFTDYFDSPENKITMEANNQHLKKDDDNFILSNPSTQRKSIMSRRRKLIDRIETNKKSDVSTNNNDYLQKENFDNDNDSIKSN, encoded by the coding sequence ATGAGTTTTTCCAATCAACAAGTTACTTTACCTCCTATCAGGACTTTATTTGATGCCATAGACAAGGACCAAAAAAGTGTTACGAATGTTGCATCTGTGGTCCCTACAAATGGTGCAACTCTTCTTGCCAGTCCTGTTAGAACTGGCAGCATGAACGCTAATGGTAAATCCATCGTACATGACACAAATATACTGTTTTCACCAACAAGATATAATAATCAATCACTTTCTCCTCCAGTGTCACCACCAAATCTAAATACTTATCTTCCGAAATATTCCAACGACTACTCTAACTATTACAGTTATATGAGATCAGGGGCTAATGACGACCCTAGCATCTTCAACTCACAGCAACCTCTAACCTCACCAGCTTCTTCCAGTTTCAGTGTTACCTCCCCAGCTTCACATTATAATTCAAGTCCCACAAGTAATAAGTATCCTCCTAATCGGAACTTCAGTGGCACCGCCAGTGCGACTCACTTCATTCAAGAACCTTCTTTAAAAGGACTCAAAGAATATGTACCAACGTCCCCTCCTCACTCTGCCACCATTCACAATAACAATATCCATTCTCCACGTAGTCCTTTGAATAATCTTCATCACcactttcatcatcaacCTCAACGATTTACTGCAAACATCATAAACACGAACAGTTTTAGAAATGAAGATgcaaagaaatttcttcaaaggaGACACAGTACTTCAATAATTGACTCTAATAATGAGAATACCGACTTCCAAAGAAGTCCGAAAGCCAATGATAATACTAATCACAACAGTATTCTCAAAAGTAAAAAAGGTACAGGAAAGAGATCTAACTTACCAAAAGAAActgttcaaattttgaataattggTTGGTTAATCATCTTGGTAATCCGTACCCAACTGCaatagagaaaaatgaacTATTGAAGCAAACTGGGCTGACGAAGAttcaattatcaaattggtTCATAAATGTCAGGAGGAGAAAAGTCTTTACCGACTATTTTGATTCtccagaaaataaaattaccATGGAAGCAAATAATCAgcatttgaagaaagatgatGACAATTTCATACTATCTAACCCTTCTACTCAAAGAAAATCTATTATGTCAAGACGTAGAAAATTAATCGAtagaattgaaacaaaCAAGAAGTCAGATGTAAGTACGAATAATAACGATTACTtacaaaaggaaaattttgataatgataatgatagtATAAAATCCAATTAA